CTTGTTGACGTGCGGCGAGCGCAGGATGTCGAAGCGCTTCATGCGCGTCGGCAGGGGCACCGGGCCCTTGACGATGGCGCCGGTGCGCTTGGCGGTGTCGACGATCTCGGCGGCGGACTGGTCGATCAGCTTGTAATCGAAGGCCTTGAGGCGGATGCGGATCTTCTGTTGGGTGGCCATGCTGTTTCGCCTTATTCCATGATCTTGGCGACAACGCCGGAGCCGACGGTCTTGCCGCCTTCGCGGATGGCGAAGCGCAGGC
The sequence above is drawn from the Ramlibacter pinisoli genome and encodes:
- the rpsJ gene encoding 30S ribosomal protein S10, whose translation is MATQQKIRIRLKAFDYKLIDQSAAEIVDTAKRTGAIVKGPVPLPTRMKRFDILRSPHVNKSSRDQFEIRTHQRLMDIVDPTDKTVDALMKLDLPAGVDVEIKLQ